The following are encoded in a window of Candidatus Delongbacteria bacterium genomic DNA:
- a CDS encoding phage baseplate assembly protein V: MRDELKKIIEQVRPDLSSYMRFPVRGVVTEVDAGAYTVSVQPDDPALAPLPRCEILAVWATAAARLVVLPTAGDHVMVSFECGQPDKPFVSGFLTRTGPENKHLVLEQGQSRVILSADGLVEIESTVKVHVTAPVVELGAAAAEQLIKGNTFQSLFNGHFHIGNKGRPTSTPVVPLSGAELSNTSRTE; this comes from the coding sequence GTGCGCGACGAACTGAAGAAGATCATCGAGCAGGTCCGCCCGGATCTGTCCTCCTACATGCGTTTCCCCGTGCGGGGCGTGGTCACCGAGGTGGACGCTGGGGCCTACACGGTCAGCGTCCAGCCGGACGACCCGGCCCTGGCGCCGCTACCCCGCTGCGAGATCCTGGCCGTCTGGGCGACGGCGGCCGCGCGCCTCGTCGTGCTGCCCACGGCGGGCGACCACGTGATGGTCTCCTTCGAATGCGGCCAACCGGACAAGCCTTTCGTCTCCGGCTTCCTCACCCGCACCGGTCCAGAGAACAAGCACCTCGTCCTGGAACAGGGCCAGTCGCGCGTGATCCTTAGTGCGGATGGACTGGTGGAGATCGAGTCCACGGTCAAGGTCCACGTGACGGCCCCGGTCGTAGAGCTGGGGGCGGCGGCGGCCGAGCAGCTCATCAAGGGAAACACGTTCCAGTCGCTGTTCAATGGCCACTTCCACATCGGCAACAAGGGCCGGCCCACCAGCACACCCGTAGTCCCTCTTTCTGGCGCGGAACTTTCAAATACCTCTCGGACGGAGTAG
- a CDS encoding phage tail tape measure protein, which yields MMTGFTSAITISVFGTSNLSAFTAASKRLDKFAGSFEQASERVKKAGLKTMLVGAGIAASLAMPILQMGTFQTEVARVGGIAEASAKQVQAIGDTAMYLGAKTAFTAQQVAEGQGELASMGLTADQVSSKTGIMADTISFATGQQVAMADAGALLVGTLNAYQKPLSQATTLGDMLTVSMNRSNLKFADLQESMLNTASTSATFGQSIETNLAVLGVLANRNEVGARAGTRLSMTMTKLYTQAGKVNKVLGVNVYDQATGKTRDFIEVFGELKAKLSTLSEEKKNTTLTDIFGAEGIKVFNILLSSSREELMGMRGDIAGAGSAMADFEKRIMDTPTGQWKLMKAAMSGVSMTIGAALMPMTLQFMGAIKGVADAIFGWLRAHPALTKVAAGIAFVSAVGLLLGGALLLVGGGFLHLGALALQLPAKLGQIAFSMGVTNSAAVPLTASLKALGAGALKMIAPFALVGLALYAIVKAWDTNFLGFRDTVEEVWFAIKPVVYAIWGGVKATGQGIATVFDATLGAFWRFLTGWYQGAMSGISPILYFAGMVAWGLGFMVGTILRAWNWIQANPIVSGLLFVALGAFAWPLIAPAIAAVWTFATQTMLAGGRAAIGGVRAAAGFLMARVAAMRTGAAYLWNARSAILLNAQIVAVAVVSKIWAGIQWLLNAALSANPIGIVVGLLALLTAGIVYAYQHSEGFRNLLNTLWDGFLWGVKTAAKVIFWPITGLKLLYDNVKPVRDFMDGMWDGFLSGIGWVIDGINAFIQTVNKIPGIEIPMIPKVGAAASAPKPATSAAVRPVAPVLAGPTGLEAAMAGAPRGGRLAAAARGGMAAAQPTQLKPAQASVGTQPAKAITNRSQTAHIDRSITVSKIEVTAGPNTPATSVRDQVLEALRSAAGQEDGLEGLQYAN from the coding sequence AGGTCGCCCGGGTCGGTGGCATCGCGGAGGCCTCGGCCAAGCAGGTCCAGGCCATCGGCGACACGGCCATGTACTTGGGTGCCAAGACCGCCTTCACGGCCCAGCAGGTGGCCGAGGGCCAGGGCGAGCTGGCCTCCATGGGCCTGACGGCGGATCAGGTCTCCAGCAAGACCGGCATCATGGCCGACACGATCTCTTTCGCCACGGGCCAGCAGGTGGCCATGGCGGACGCCGGCGCGCTCCTTGTCGGCACGCTCAACGCCTACCAGAAGCCTCTGTCCCAGGCCACCACCCTGGGCGACATGCTGACCGTCTCGATGAACCGCTCCAACCTGAAGTTCGCCGACCTGCAGGAGTCGATGCTCAACACGGCCTCGACCTCGGCCACATTTGGGCAATCCATCGAGACCAACCTGGCCGTCCTGGGCGTCCTGGCCAACCGAAACGAGGTGGGCGCCCGGGCTGGCACGCGCCTGTCCATGACCATGACCAAGCTCTACACCCAGGCGGGCAAGGTGAACAAGGTCCTGGGCGTCAACGTCTACGACCAGGCCACGGGCAAGACGCGGGACTTCATCGAGGTCTTCGGCGAGCTGAAGGCCAAGCTCTCGACGCTCTCCGAAGAGAAGAAAAACACGACCCTGACGGACATCTTCGGCGCCGAGGGCATCAAGGTCTTCAACATCCTCCTCTCCAGCTCGCGCGAGGAGCTGATGGGCATGCGTGGAGACATCGCCGGCGCGGGCAGCGCCATGGCGGACTTCGAGAAGCGCATCATGGATACGCCGACGGGTCAGTGGAAGCTCATGAAGGCGGCCATGAGCGGCGTCAGCATGACGATTGGCGCGGCCCTGATGCCCATGACGCTGCAATTCATGGGCGCCATCAAGGGCGTGGCCGACGCCATCTTCGGCTGGCTGCGCGCCCACCCGGCCCTGACCAAGGTGGCGGCGGGCATCGCCTTTGTGTCGGCCGTGGGCCTGCTCCTGGGCGGGGCCTTGCTCCTCGTGGGCGGCGGCTTCCTGCACTTGGGCGCGCTGGCCCTGCAGCTGCCGGCCAAGCTCGGGCAGATCGCCTTCTCGATGGGCGTGACCAACAGCGCGGCCGTGCCGCTGACCGCCAGCCTAAAGGCCTTAGGTGCAGGCGCCCTCAAGATGATCGCGCCCTTCGCCCTGGTGGGACTGGCCCTCTACGCCATCGTGAAGGCCTGGGACACCAATTTCCTGGGCTTCCGCGACACGGTCGAGGAAGTCTGGTTCGCCATCAAGCCCGTGGTGTACGCCATCTGGGGCGGCGTGAAGGCCACGGGCCAGGGCATCGCCACGGTGTTCGACGCCACGCTGGGGGCGTTCTGGCGTTTCCTGACCGGCTGGTACCAGGGCGCCATGAGCGGCATCTCACCCATCCTGTACTTCGCCGGCATGGTGGCCTGGGGCCTGGGCTTCATGGTGGGCACAATCCTCAGGGCCTGGAATTGGATCCAGGCCAACCCCATCGTCAGTGGACTTCTTTTCGTGGCGCTGGGCGCCTTCGCCTGGCCGCTGATCGCGCCGGCCATTGCAGCCGTGTGGACCTTCGCCACCCAGACAATGCTGGCGGGAGGCCGGGCGGCCATTGGTGGCGTGCGCGCGGCGGCAGGCTTCCTGATGGCACGTGTGGCGGCGATGCGGACCGGCGCGGCCTACCTCTGGAATGCTCGCAGCGCCATCCTACTGAACGCCCAGATCGTGGCTGTGGCCGTCGTCTCCAAGATCTGGGCCGGGATCCAGTGGCTCCTCAACGCGGCGCTCTCCGCCAACCCCATCGGCATCGTAGTCGGCCTGCTGGCGCTCCTCACGGCCGGCATCGTCTATGCCTACCAGCACAGCGAGGGTTTCCGAAACCTGTTGAACACGCTGTGGGACGGCTTCCTCTGGGGCGTGAAGACCGCGGCCAAGGTCATCTTCTGGCCCATCACCGGCCTGAAGCTCCTTTACGACAACGTGAAGCCGGTCCGAGACTTCATGGACGGCATGTGGGACGGGTTCCTGAGCGGCATCGGCTGGGTGATCGACGGGATCAACGCCTTCATCCAGACCGTCAACAAGATCCCCGGCATCGAGATCCCCATGATCCCGAAAGTCGGCGCGGCGGCGAGCGCCCCCAAGCCGGCGACGAGCGCGGCTGTCCGCCCCGTGGCGCCTGTGCTGGCGGGACCTACGGGGCTTGAGGCGGCCATGGCCGGCGCGCCACGGGGTGGGCGCCTGGCGGCGGCGGCGCGCGGGGGCATGGCAGCAGCACAGCCAACGCAGCTGAAGCCCGCCCAAGCCAGCGTCGGCACGCAGCCGGCCAAGGCGATCACCAATCGAAGTCAGACGGCCCACATCGATCGCAGCATCACGGTTTCGAAAATCGAGGTGACGGCAGGCCCGAACACGCCGGCCACCAGCGTGCGCGACCAAGTGCTGGAGGCCTTGCGCAGCGCAGCCGGCCAGGAAGACGGCCTGGAGGGCTTGCAGTATGCCAACTGA